One genomic window of Mytilus edulis unplaced genomic scaffold, xbMytEdul2.2 SCAFFOLD_665, whole genome shotgun sequence includes the following:
- the LOC139509137 gene encoding uncharacterized protein, giving the protein MAMQVLKDLTSGHSTTFTKLTQSELTASYESAASTDFVPYIVDPSTTTDLVDRTLLGRLYGSEFAFAFVSVGHIMMPGPILMTYRDIAGPGPHESGNRTLLTNWNPVRQVWEESSRTCFNETDTEVFHNDSTVTVKVCNTWRALTEDAVNKPYFRHETMFSLTNAKASITNSEPKLAVPDVIYMSEDADRDKLLTAIMFSKVQYSTSWKRQMMREIRLSSIWSVTTLIIPWGHLSCLLMESCCIHLVRDCQGIEPFPVILQEVQDDPDIIPPINVTVWLTVNVTDIIDPPVIFLTLVGESQLPADPTEPVIVYLEQKNEWNEPIWSPSWYALIGAYDIESGDKPQLKVQEPVNGTLIITDNTTMLPTIADPCPNVTQRSDNMMFPCDLGLLKPINEHEWNYMKLTYIQNYSFSGYDEAKVYFHDASGALSRLVTIQFTVLESPCHNEGECEPKNKTISYPCEHYRRAIESFDINYNCICASGWTGIHCEENINECISSPCQDPFVCYDYINYYKCACPEDYPNCCCGHG; this is encoded by the exons ATGGCTATGCAGGTGTTGAAAG atttgACTTCTGGACACAGTACAACATTTACAAAACTCACTCAATCCGAGTTAACAGCGTCCTATGAATCTGCAGCATCAACAGATTTTGTACCTTACATTGTTGATCCATCTACTACAACTGATTTAGTGGATAGAACTCTTCTAGGAAG GCTCTATGGAAGTGAATTTGCCTTTGCCTTTGTGTCTGTTGGACATATTATGATGCCTGGCCCCATTCTGATGACCTACAGAGACATTGCTGGACCAGGGCCACATGAGTCAGGCAATAGGACTTTATTGACGAACTGGAATCCag tgAGACAAGTTTGGGAGGAGTCTAGCAGAACTTGTTTTAATGAAACAGATACTGAAGTCTTCCATAATGACAGTACTGTCACtgtaaag GTATGCAACACCTGGAGAGCTTTAACAGAAGATGCAGTCAATAAACCATACTTTCGCCATGAAACAATGTTTTCACTGACAAATGCTAAAGCATCCATAACAAATTCAGAACCCAAACTTGCAGTACCAGATGTTATCTACATGTCAGAGGATGCAG atagagataaactgttaacagcaataatgttcagcaaa gtACAATACAGTACCAGTTGGAAGCGACAGATGATGAGGGAGATACGATTGAGTTCTATCTGGTCGGTAACTACACTAATTATACCATGGGGACACCTATCCTGTCTGTTGATGGAAT CCTGCTGTATACACCTTGTGAGGGACTGTCAGGGTATTGAGCCATTCCCAGTCATCTTACAGGAAGTACAAGATGATCCAGATATTATTCCACCAATTAATGTAACAGTATGGCTGACTGTCAATGTCACAGATATAATAGACCCACCGGTCATCTTCCTAACTTTGGTAGGAGAATCACAACTACCAGCAGATCCTACAGAACCAGTTATT GTTTATCTGGAACAAAAGAATGAATGGAATGAGCCTATCTGGTCCCCATCCTGGTATGCTTTGATAGGAGCTTATGATATTGAATCGGGGGATAAACCACAGCTTAAAGTTCAGGAACCAGTTAATGGAACCTTGATTATCACAGACAATACAACAATGTTGCCAACCATTGCAGATCCATGTCCAAATGTTACACAAAGAAGT GATAATATGATGTTCCCATGTGATCTCGGCCTGTTGAAGCCAATAAATGAACATGAATGGAACTACATGAAGTTGACATATATACAGAACTATTCCTTCTCTGGCTACGATGAGGCTAAAGTGTACTTCCATGATGCAAGTGGTGCCTTATCACGTCTTGTCACCATACAGTTTACCGTGTTGGAGTCACCATGTCACAATGAAGGAGAATGCGAAC CAAAGAACAAGACTATATCTTATCCATGTGAACATTACCGTAGGGCTATTGAAAGTTTTGATATCAACTACAACTGTATATGTGCCTCTGGTTGGACTGGTATCCATTGTGAAGAGAATATTAATGAGTGTATTAGCTCTCCTTGTCAGGACCCGTTTGTATGTTATGACTACATCAACTATTATAAGTGTGCCTGTCCTGAGGATTATCCGAACTGTTGTTGCGGCCATGGATGA
- the LOC139509135 gene encoding uncharacterized protein: MIALIVISLLIIVVIVLFLVYRWKRRDSHIPWVQKYILCQSDDKNNSFGSTDSFEDYMDDDSDGGLPNRNPIFDFIDPDQISDDMDFPPTKDECKNEKRHMMPSFEPVVPPSDFKIAPHPSETVEANLSADIDVMSKPGWTFPRMDAPTEQDLLDMVPQCHMLCPRMRLDGH, encoded by the exons ATGATTGCCTTGATCGTGATTAGCTTGTTGATTATTGTTGTGATAGTACTGTTCCTTGTTTACAGATGGAAAAGAAGAGA taGCCACATACCTTGGGTTCAGAAGTACATCTTATGCCAGAGTGATGACAAAAACAACTCATTTGGATCCACAGACTCCTTTGAAGATTATATGGATGATGATTCAGATGGTGGATTACCCAATAGAAAccctatatttg atTTTATAGATCCAGATCAAATCTCAGATGACATG GACTTCCCTCCAACAAAAGATGAATGTAAAAATGAGAAACGCCATATGATGCCTTCATTTGAACCTGTGGTCCCTCCTTCTGATTTTAAAATTGCTCCACATCCATCTGAAACTGTTGAAGCCAATCTGTCAGCTGATATTGATGTCATGTCAAAACCTGGCTGGACATTTCCTAGAATGGATGCACCAACTGAACAGGATCTTCTGGATATGGTGCCTCAATGCCACATGCTTTGTCCAAGAATGAGGCTCGATGGGCACTAA